A stretch of the Chlorobiota bacterium genome encodes the following:
- a CDS encoding outer membrane beta-barrel protein: MSKQFILFFLITIFITNLCYSQDPNWKHQIEGEISAQLPGGDFKNLTELNTGFGGSLSYFYRVSNNLFVSASVGYYDFVLGLSKGTFNSIPLLIGLKYNLVTKGVQPYLGIEGGIYFFKSTINNVLYKDDSTRFGIVPKFGVRIPIEDGLDVDFSAKFHQMLNFDPSLNFFGINLGLSYTIDRIKKESNKK; the protein is encoded by the coding sequence ATGTCAAAACAATTTATTTTATTTTTTCTAATTACAATTTTCATTACAAATTTATGTTATTCTCAGGATCCAAACTGGAAACATCAGATTGAAGGAGAAATATCTGCACAATTACCAGGTGGTGATTTTAAAAACTTAACTGAATTAAATACAGGGTTTGGTGGTTCGTTAAGTTATTTTTATAGGGTTTCAAACAATTTATTCGTATCAGCTTCAGTAGGTTATTATGATTTTGTGTTAGGTTTAAGTAAAGGTACTTTTAATTCAATTCCATTATTAATAGGGCTTAAATATAATTTAGTTACAAAGGGTGTTCAGCCATATTTAGGAATTGAAGGTGGGATTTATTTTTTTAAGTCAACAATAAATAATGTTTTATATAAGGATGATAGTACAAGATTTGGAATAGTTCCTAAGTTTGGAGTCAGAATTCCTATAGAAGATGGGTTAGATGTTGATTTCTCAGCAAAGTTCCATCAGATGTTGAACTTTGATCCAAGTTTAAATTTTTTCGGAATAAATTTAGGACTATCATACACAATAGATAGAATTAAAAAAGAGTCTAATAAAAAGTAA
- the floA gene encoding flotillin-like protein FloA (flotillin-like protein involved in membrane lipid rafts) — MGESSVVLAIILIFFGIFFFAILMYFIPLGLWVNALSAGVRVGPIALLGMRLRKVPPHIIITSKITAQKAGVDISIDQLESHYLSSGNVQRVVNALISADRAGIHLTWARATAIDLAGRDVLEAVKLSVNPKVIETPAVAAMAGNGIQVRAVAKVTVRANLDRLVGGAGEETIIARVGEGIVTTIGSSESHSQVLENPDRISRTVLEKGLDAGTAFEILSIDIADVDVGENIGAKLASDRAQADLSVARAKAEERRASAVALEQEMKARVQEMRAKVVEAEAQVPLAMADALKNGRVGVMDYYNMKNVQADTQMRESISRGGKPEGETNL, encoded by the coding sequence ATGGGTGAAAGTTCAGTTGTATTAGCTATTATTTTAATATTCTTTGGAATATTCTTTTTTGCTATTCTAATGTATTTTATACCGTTAGGATTATGGGTTAATGCTCTTTCTGCTGGTGTAAGAGTTGGTCCTATTGCACTATTAGGTATGAGATTAAGAAAAGTACCACCTCATATTATAATCACGTCTAAAATTACAGCTCAAAAAGCTGGAGTTGATATTAGTATCGATCAATTAGAATCACATTATTTATCTAGTGGTAATGTACAAAGGGTTGTGAATGCTTTGATCTCAGCTGATAGAGCTGGTATTCATTTAACATGGGCAAGGGCAACAGCAATAGATTTGGCTGGGAGGGATGTACTTGAAGCAGTGAAATTATCCGTTAACCCAAAAGTTATTGAAACTCCTGCAGTAGCGGCAATGGCTGGAAATGGTATTCAAGTTAGAGCAGTTGCCAAAGTTACAGTTAGGGCAAATTTAGATAGGTTAGTTGGAGGTGCTGGTGAAGAAACAATTATTGCTAGGGTTGGTGAAGGAATTGTAACAACGATTGGTTCAAGTGAATCTCATTCCCAAGTGTTAGAAAATCCTGATAGAATATCTAGGACTGTACTTGAAAAAGGATTAGACGCTGGTACAGCATTTGAAATATTATCAATTGATATAGCTGATGTTGATGTGGGTGAAAATATTGGTGCTAAATTAGCTTCTGATAGAGCACAAGCAGATTTATCTGTTGCTCGAGCAAAGGCTGAAGAAAGAAGAGCTTCGGCTGTTGCTCTGGAACAAGAAATGAAAGCAAGGGTTCAAGAGATGAGAGCTAAAGTTGTTGAAGCAGAGGCTCAAGTTCCATTAGCAATGGCAGATGCATTAAAAAATGGTAGAGTAGGTGTTATGGATTATTATAATATGAAGAATGTTCAAGCTGATACTCAAATGAGAGAATCAATTTCAAGAGGAGGGAAACCAGAAGGTGAAACAAACCTTTAA